In Paenibacillus sp. FSL M7-0420, a single genomic region encodes these proteins:
- a CDS encoding MinD/ParA family protein encodes MMDQAQALRRLVSSQDTRQAPGSGASARIITVCSGKGGVGKSNFTLNFALALKAMGRRVLLFDADIGMANIDVLMGVSSRYNLYHLLKREADIGQIIQLGPQALPFIAGGSGMDELFTLSEADLNYFTTQIASIADTMDFILFDTGAGLSKETMKFITSADDCLVVTTPEPTAITDAYALMKVVHNAHPEVSFRLIVNQAGDEREARATSDKIRMAASRFLQLELPFLGYISSDPHVVQAVKKQIPFSVAFPNSIAARDVQRLAQSYLAVDSVETAKVQGIKGFISKWLKRNR; translated from the coding sequence GTGATGGACCAGGCGCAGGCATTAAGACGGCTGGTCTCCAGCCAGGATACAAGGCAGGCTCCCGGAAGCGGTGCCTCCGCCCGGATCATCACGGTATGCAGCGGGAAGGGGGGAGTCGGAAAGTCGAATTTCACCCTTAACTTCGCGCTTGCACTGAAGGCCATGGGACGGAGAGTGCTTCTGTTCGATGCCGATATCGGCATGGCCAATATTGATGTCCTTATGGGTGTCTCCTCCAGATACAATCTGTACCACCTGCTCAAGCGGGAAGCGGATATCGGACAGATCATTCAGCTCGGACCGCAGGCGTTGCCCTTCATTGCAGGGGGCTCCGGGATGGACGAGCTGTTCACACTATCGGAGGCGGATCTGAATTACTTTACCACACAGATTGCAAGCATTGCCGATACCATGGATTTCATCCTGTTCGACACAGGGGCGGGGCTGTCCAAGGAAACGATGAAATTCATCACTTCTGCCGATGACTGCCTGGTGGTGACCACGCCTGAGCCTACCGCAATTACAGATGCATATGCTCTGATGAAGGTTGTTCATAATGCGCATCCTGAGGTTTCGTTCAGGCTGATTGTCAATCAGGCAGGGGATGAACGGGAGGCACGGGCCACCAGTGACAAAATCCGGATGGCGGCCAGCCGGTTCCTGCAGCTTGAGCTTCCCTTCCTCGGTTACATCAGCAGTGATCCGCATGTAGTACAGGCCGTTAAGAAACAAATTCCATTCTCAGTGGCTTTTCCGAACAGTATTGCAGCCAGGGATGTGCAGAGGCTTGCGCAGAGCTATCTGGCTGTGGATTCAGTAGAAACCGCTAAAGTTCAAGGCATCAAGGGATTCATCAGCAAGTGGTTGAAACGAAACAGATAA
- the flhF gene encoding flagellar biosynthesis protein FlhF: MRVKRYVVDTMPDAMHSIRSELGSDAVILSTKEIKVGGFMGMFTKKKIEVVAAVENGTKAAAQEKIPAPPMNVPRNAVPEAYQKAASAAAPPLPPPVTVRDAAAAKSFAEIAAALADPLEQGGGVAVMPPVAKTEPPDIRTEDIAAGLPSGPQPEENRKKLAAIYESLATEQSEPEHTAPTESDVLREIRDMKQWMERIARYSSGAAELPDALESLRSRLIDQETDAVLVEEWIGHVLERYREEGSSWGPEQFEAVLREQIDGFLSGRIAGGIAPDTRIVYIAGPTGVGKTTTIAKLAAEQLFKQGRKVGLITSDTYRISAVEQLRTYASILNMPLEVVQSPGDLQRAMFRLESCDLVLMDTAGRNYRNEMLVAELQSLLAKELKSETLLVLSLTSKSRDMKKIAEHFGRYQLDKVVFTKLDETGSYGPLFNVLNDYPLKLSYITNGQNVPDDLLMATGEQIGGMLLGTGGG; this comes from the coding sequence ATGAGAGTGAAGCGTTATGTGGTCGATACGATGCCTGACGCCATGCATTCGATCCGCAGCGAGCTTGGAAGCGATGCCGTTATTTTAAGCACCAAAGAAATAAAGGTTGGCGGATTCATGGGCATGTTCACGAAAAAGAAGATTGAGGTTGTGGCTGCTGTGGAGAACGGTACAAAGGCGGCCGCGCAGGAGAAGATTCCTGCACCGCCCATGAATGTACCGCGAAATGCAGTGCCAGAGGCCTATCAGAAGGCTGCCTCAGCCGCTGCTCCTCCTCTCCCGCCGCCTGTGACGGTAAGAGATGCGGCAGCAGCCAAGTCGTTTGCCGAGATTGCCGCAGCGCTGGCTGATCCGCTGGAGCAGGGCGGAGGCGTCGCTGTGATGCCGCCTGTAGCCAAGACGGAACCGCCGGATATCCGCACTGAGGATATTGCAGCAGGCCTGCCGTCTGGACCGCAGCCGGAGGAGAACCGGAAGAAGCTTGCAGCGATCTATGAATCGCTTGCAACAGAGCAGTCTGAACCTGAGCATACTGCTCCCACTGAAAGCGATGTTCTGCGGGAGATCCGGGATATGAAGCAGTGGATGGAACGTATCGCACGTTATTCCTCAGGGGCAGCCGAGCTGCCTGATGCGCTGGAATCCTTACGCAGCCGCCTGATTGACCAGGAGACTGACGCTGTTCTCGTAGAGGAATGGATCGGACATGTTCTGGAGCGTTACCGTGAGGAAGGAAGCAGCTGGGGGCCGGAGCAATTCGAGGCTGTGCTCAGAGAGCAGATTGATGGTTTTCTGTCAGGACGCATTGCCGGCGGTATTGCCCCGGATACCCGGATTGTATATATTGCCGGGCCGACTGGGGTCGGCAAGACGACAACGATTGCCAAGCTGGCAGCGGAGCAGCTGTTCAAGCAGGGCCGCAAGGTTGGGCTGATTACCTCGGATACTTACCGGATATCTGCCGTTGAACAGCTTAGAACCTACGCTTCCATTCTCAACATGCCGCTGGAGGTTGTCCAGTCGCCGGGTGATCTGCAGCGGGCGATGTTCCGGCTGGAGAGCTGTGATCTGGTGTTAATGGACACCGCCGGACGGAATTACCGCAATGAAATGCTGGTGGCAGAACTGCAGAGCCTGCTGGCCAAGGAGCTTAAGAGCGAGACCCTGCTGGTGCTGAGCCTGACCTCGAAAAGCCGCGATATGAAAAAGATCGCGGAGCACTTCGGCAGATACCAGCTGGATAAGGTTGTATTCACGAAGCTGGATGAAACGGGGAGCTACGGCCCGCTGTTCAATGTCCTGAATGATTATCCGCTGAAGCTCTCTTATATTACCAACGGACAGAATGTTCCTGATGATCTTCTTATGGCCACAGGGGAGCAGATTGGCGGCATGCTGCTGGGAACAGGGGGCGGGTGA
- the flhA gene encoding flagellar biosynthesis protein FlhA has protein sequence MKAKDLTVLLGIIGIVLMMILPIPVWLLDVLLIINISIALTIILVAMNTRDPLQFSIFPSLLLITTLFRLALNLSTTKLILADGHAGEVVATFGSWIARGQIAIGFIVFLILVVVQFIVITKGSERVAEVGARFTLDAMPGKQMSIDADLNAGMINEQQARERRRNVEREADFFGAMDGASKFVKGDAIASIIILIINLIGGFIIGMTVHGMSFQTALSTYSVLTIGDGLVSQIPALLISTASGLIVTRAASEGNLAEDLTGQLLSYPKLLYIVAATIAFLGFFTPITILSTLPLAGLMAYAAYSMGQKASRQQIADEQLVEEKQIEEVRSPESVINLLTVDPIEFEFGYGLIPLADTGQGGDLLDRIIMIRRQCALEMGLVVPVIRIRDNIQLKPNEYVIKIKGNNVGGGELLLNHYLAMSPGYDDESISGIETIEPSFGLPALWIDESVKERAELSGYTVVDPPSVVATHLTELIKRYGHELLGRQETKQLVDNLRENYPVLVDELIPSILAVGDIQKVLGKLLREKISIRDLVTIFETLADYGTYTKDPDILTEYVRQSLSRQITQQFSQTGETLRVITVGPGLEKKISESVQQTEQGSYLALDPVSTQTVYQRLTEQINRLLQSGQQPIVLTSPTIRMYLRQVIERTMQDIPVLSYSELEPNIEIQSVGVVNL, from the coding sequence TTGAAAGCTAAAGATCTAACAGTTCTACTGGGCATTATCGGTATCGTGCTGATGATGATTCTGCCCATCCCTGTCTGGCTTTTGGATGTACTGTTAATTATCAATATCTCGATAGCCCTGACCATTATATTGGTCGCTATGAATACCAGAGATCCGCTGCAGTTCTCAATATTTCCTTCACTGCTCCTGATCACCACGCTGTTCCGCTTAGCGCTGAACCTGTCCACAACCAAGCTGATTCTGGCTGATGGCCATGCCGGGGAGGTCGTAGCGACCTTCGGAAGCTGGATTGCCAGGGGACAGATCGCGATCGGGTTCATTGTCTTCCTGATCCTGGTTGTGGTTCAGTTCATTGTTATCACCAAGGGTTCTGAGCGCGTGGCCGAGGTAGGCGCCCGCTTCACACTGGATGCGATGCCCGGTAAGCAGATGAGTATTGATGCGGATCTGAATGCGGGGATGATCAATGAGCAGCAGGCACGGGAACGCCGCCGTAATGTCGAACGCGAGGCGGATTTCTTCGGAGCCATGGATGGTGCGAGTAAGTTCGTCAAAGGTGACGCTATTGCCAGTATCATCATCCTCATTATCAACCTGATCGGCGGCTTCATTATCGGTATGACCGTTCACGGCATGTCGTTCCAGACAGCACTCTCAACCTACTCTGTACTGACCATCGGTGACGGTCTGGTCAGCCAGATTCCCGCCCTGCTGATCTCCACGGCTTCCGGTCTGATCGTTACCCGGGCGGCTTCGGAAGGCAATCTGGCCGAGGATCTGACCGGACAATTGCTGTCTTATCCGAAGCTTCTATACATAGTGGCTGCGACAATTGCGTTTCTGGGTTTCTTTACCCCGATTACGATTTTGTCCACGCTTCCTTTGGCAGGGCTGATGGCTTACGCGGCTTACAGTATGGGGCAGAAGGCCAGCAGGCAGCAGATTGCCGATGAACAACTGGTCGAGGAGAAGCAGATCGAAGAGGTGCGAAGTCCCGAAAGTGTCATCAATCTGCTTACGGTGGACCCGATCGAATTCGAATTTGGTTATGGTCTGATTCCTTTGGCGGATACGGGGCAGGGCGGCGATCTGCTCGACCGTATCATCATGATTCGACGGCAATGTGCACTGGAGATGGGTCTTGTCGTGCCGGTTATTCGTATTCGCGACAATATTCAACTAAAACCGAATGAATATGTCATCAAAATTAAAGGAAATAACGTTGGCGGCGGTGAATTATTACTTAATCACTATCTCGCCATGAGCCCCGGTTATGATGATGAGTCGATTAGCGGGATTGAGACTATTGAACCATCCTTTGGGCTGCCTGCCCTATGGATCGATGAGTCGGTGAAGGAGCGGGCTGAATTATCCGGCTATACCGTGGTTGACCCGCCTTCCGTTGTAGCCACACATCTGACCGAGCTGATCAAACGATATGGACACGAATTGCTGGGCCGTCAGGAGACGAAGCAGCTGGTCGACAACCTCAGGGAGAATTATCCTGTGCTGGTGGACGAGCTGATCCCTTCCATTCTTGCCGTCGGGGATATTCAGAAGGTGCTGGGCAAGCTGCTGCGGGAGAAAATATCCATCCGCGATCTGGTCACCATCTTCGAGACGCTTGCCGATTACGGCACGTATACCAAGGACCCTGACATTCTGACTGAATATGTGCGGCAATCCCTCTCCAGACAGATTACCCAGCAGTTCTCTCAGACGGGGGAGACCCTGCGTGTCATTACCGTAGGCCCCGGACTTGAGAAAAAAATTTCCGAGAGCGTGCAGCAGACGGAGCAGGGCAGCTACTTGGCGCTCGATCCGGTATCTACCCAAACCGTCTATCAGCGGCTTACGGAGCAGATCAACCGTCTCCTGCAATCCGGCCAGCAGCCGATTGTACTAACCTCTCCAACGATTCGCATGTATCTGCGCCAGGTGATTGAGCGAACCATGCAGGATATCCCGGTGCTCTCCTACAGCGAGCTGGAGCCAAACATTGAAATTCAAAGCGTCGGGGTGGTGAACTTATGA
- the flhB gene encoding flagellar biosynthesis protein FlhB gives MAKQARYKLNLQLFGGDKTEKATPKKRQDARKKGQVAKSAEMSGAVVLFSALLSLSVFGGFMKERFIKLYTDVFQNRMMLEVTPENISALFNQYGLQILILLAPLLGITFLLALVANFAQVGFMASGEGITPKFSKINPIKGFKNIFSMRSVVEFLKSVFKLILIAYLVYSTLWGQKESFSRLSHVDAEGTYSFVAKLTMSLGIKIAAALFIMAVLDYIYQKYEHEKSLKMSKQDIKDEYKKMEGDPIIKGKIRERQRRMAMQRMMQEVPKADVIITNPTHFAVALKYDGSTMEAPQIIAKGQDYVALRIRELAKEHGVVTMENKPLARALFQRAEIGDVVPADLFQAVAEVLAYVYKLKGKRR, from the coding sequence TTGGCAAAACAGGCAAGATACAAACTGAACCTTCAGCTGTTCGGGGGAGATAAGACAGAGAAGGCCACTCCGAAGAAACGGCAGGATGCCCGCAAGAAGGGGCAGGTTGCCAAAAGTGCTGAAATGTCAGGTGCAGTGGTCCTCTTCTCGGCGCTGCTGTCACTGAGTGTCTTCGGCGGCTTCATGAAAGAACGGTTTATCAAGCTGTATACAGATGTATTCCAGAACCGGATGATGCTTGAGGTAACACCGGAGAATATCTCGGCGCTGTTCAACCAGTACGGGCTGCAGATCCTCATTCTGCTCGCTCCGCTGCTGGGCATCACCTTCTTGCTGGCGCTTGTGGCCAACTTCGCACAGGTAGGTTTTATGGCTTCGGGCGAAGGAATTACGCCTAAGTTCAGCAAGATCAACCCCATCAAAGGCTTCAAAAATATTTTTTCCATGCGTTCCGTAGTAGAGTTCCTCAAATCTGTCTTCAAGCTCATCCTGATTGCCTATCTGGTCTACAGTACGCTTTGGGGACAGAAGGAGAGCTTTTCACGTCTCTCGCATGTCGATGCGGAAGGGACATACAGCTTCGTTGCGAAGCTGACCATGAGCCTGGGCATCAAGATTGCAGCGGCTCTTTTTATAATGGCTGTACTGGACTATATCTATCAGAAATACGAGCATGAGAAGAGTCTCAAGATGTCGAAGCAGGACATTAAGGATGAGTACAAAAAGATGGAGGGCGACCCCATCATCAAAGGCAAGATCAGGGAACGTCAGCGCAGAATGGCGATGCAGCGGATGATGCAGGAGGTCCCCAAGGCCGATGTTATCATCACGAACCCGACCCACTTTGCAGTCGCCCTGAAGTATGACGGTTCCACAATGGAGGCTCCTCAGATTATAGCCAAGGGCCAGGATTATGTGGCACTCCGCATCAGGGAGCTGGCCAAGGAGCATGGTGTTGTAACGATGGAGAATAAGCCGCTGGCACGGGCATTGTTCCAGAGAGCGGAGATCGGTGATGTAGTGCCGGCTGATCTGTTCCAGGCAGTTGCCGAAGTGCTGGCCTATGTATACAAGCTTAAAGGCAAGAGGAGATAA
- the fliR gene encoding flagellar biosynthetic protein FliR, translating into MNIETLLQSFPVFLLIFCRITAFFVVVPVFSSQSVPATFKIGLSFFVSMVIFSSGSMNITVPQDLGFILLIIREALIGLLLGFIAYLMFMTIQTAGSFIDIQIGFGIANVIDPMTGASAPIIGNFKYMIALLLFLSMNGHHYLLDAIVYSYKWVPIDNDLFLKMIGGSLSEFLIRTFAQSFMLAFQMSAPLVAALFLTDVGLAFLARTAPQYNVFVIGVPLKIIIGLALLLILMPGLAALFQNLFEIMFESMHNLLGLIGKSP; encoded by the coding sequence ATGAATATAGAGACCCTGCTGCAAAGTTTTCCTGTCTTTCTGTTGATTTTTTGTCGAATTACCGCCTTTTTTGTTGTCGTTCCTGTCTTTTCGTCACAAAGCGTGCCGGCAACATTCAAAATCGGTTTGTCTTTTTTTGTGTCCATGGTCATCTTCAGCTCAGGCAGCATGAATATTACGGTTCCGCAGGATCTGGGGTTTATCCTCCTGATTATCAGGGAGGCATTAATCGGGCTGTTGCTTGGGTTTATCGCCTACCTGATGTTTATGACGATTCAGACTGCGGGCTCTTTTATCGATATTCAGATCGGGTTCGGGATTGCGAACGTCATTGACCCGATGACCGGGGCTTCGGCACCGATTATCGGCAACTTCAAGTATATGATTGCACTGCTGCTGTTCCTGAGCATGAATGGCCACCACTACCTGCTGGATGCTATCGTATACAGCTATAAATGGGTGCCGATAGATAATGATCTGTTCCTCAAAATGATCGGCGGAAGCTTGTCGGAGTTTCTGATCCGCACCTTTGCCCAATCCTTTATGCTGGCCTTCCAAATGTCGGCTCCGCTGGTCGCTGCACTGTTCCTGACGGATGTAGGCCTGGCCTTCCTGGCGAGAACGGCTCCGCAATATAATGTGTTTGTCATCGGTGTTCCGCTCAAAATCATTATCGGTCTGGCGCTGCTTCTTATACTGATGCCGGGGCTGGCTGCGCTGTTCCAGAATCTCTTCGAGATTATGTTCGAGTCCATGCACAATCTGCTTGGCCTCATTGGGAAGAGCCCTTAG
- the fliQ gene encoding flagellar biosynthesis protein FliQ, whose product MNAEFIIGLAGQAVYLVLETSAPMLILGLVVGLIVSIFQATTQIQEQTLAFVPKIVAVLLALLLFGPWIITKLVDFTSQILGSLYMYIG is encoded by the coding sequence ATGAATGCGGAGTTTATTATCGGTCTGGCCGGCCAAGCCGTATATTTAGTGCTGGAGACCAGCGCCCCCATGCTGATTCTTGGTCTGGTGGTAGGACTGATCGTCAGTATTTTTCAAGCCACGACCCAGATTCAGGAGCAGACCCTGGCGTTTGTTCCCAAAATCGTTGCCGTACTGCTTGCTCTACTGCTGTTCGGTCCGTGGATTATAACGAAGCTGGTGGATTTCACCAGTCAAATTCTGGGCAGTCTCTATATGTATATCGGTTGA
- the fliP gene encoding flagellar type III secretion system pore protein FliP (The bacterial flagellar biogenesis protein FliP forms a type III secretion system (T3SS)-type pore required for flagellar assembly.), whose protein sequence is MKKKLILSFLLLGIFSVLLLHPVQADPIPNINISVGDNDAPSGGTSSISILLLVTVLSIAPSFLVLMTSFTRIVIVLGFVRTSLGTQQMPPNQVLVGLALFLTLFIMSPTLATVNETALQPYMKGTLTQSEALNKAQEPIKEFMFKQTNTKDLLLFMNYTGNNATVKPASYNDIPLTVMVPAFAIGEMKKAFTMGFMIFIPFLIIDIVVSSTLMAMGMMMLPPVMISLPFKIMLFVLVDGWYLVVKSLLLSFNT, encoded by the coding sequence ATGAAAAAAAAGCTGATTCTTTCTTTTTTGCTGCTTGGTATTTTCAGTGTGCTGCTCCTGCATCCGGTTCAGGCTGACCCGATTCCTAATATCAATATCTCGGTGGGGGACAACGATGCCCCAAGCGGAGGGACAAGCTCCATCTCCATCCTGCTGCTGGTAACGGTGCTTAGCATTGCTCCTTCATTTCTGGTGCTGATGACCAGCTTCACGCGGATCGTGATCGTACTTGGGTTCGTAAGAACCTCACTTGGTACACAGCAGATGCCTCCGAATCAGGTGCTTGTAGGACTGGCTCTATTCTTAACCCTGTTCATTATGTCGCCGACGCTGGCAACCGTGAACGAGACGGCCTTACAGCCCTATATGAAGGGCACCCTGACCCAGAGCGAAGCACTGAACAAAGCGCAGGAACCGATTAAGGAGTTTATGTTCAAGCAGACGAACACGAAGGACCTGCTGCTGTTCATGAACTATACCGGCAATAACGCTACAGTGAAGCCAGCCAGCTATAATGATATTCCTTTAACAGTAATGGTACCTGCTTTTGCAATCGGCGAGATGAAGAAGGCTTTTACCATGGGCTTTATGATTTTTATTCCTTTTCTTATTATTGATATTGTGGTGTCCAGCACCCTGATGGCCATGGGGATGATGATGCTGCCGCCGGTCATGATATCTTTGCCTTTCAAAATTATGCTCTTTGTGCTGGTGGACGGCTGGTACCTAGTAGTCAAATCACTGCTGCTGAGTTTTAACACCTGA
- a CDS encoding flagellar biosynthetic protein FliO produces MLFASGTLGDSSNALLNLLKVVFFLAVIVILIVLLIRFLGRRNQTLMSGRSIRTLGALGLGPNKSVQVIELGGSLYLIGVGEDITMMDKITDPAEVALIISAFEDQASGTDNFMAPLIAKIKSKLRGEVPSQEIEIHETSSFYETLQSKLALAPERKEKLEELRRDEDLRKESEDL; encoded by the coding sequence ATGTTATTTGCTTCCGGAACGCTCGGAGACAGTAGTAATGCCCTGCTGAATTTATTGAAGGTTGTTTTTTTTCTGGCAGTCATTGTTATTCTTATCGTGCTGCTGATCCGTTTTCTGGGACGCCGCAATCAGACTCTGATGAGCGGCCGTTCCATCCGTACGCTGGGTGCGCTGGGGCTGGGTCCGAATAAGTCGGTTCAGGTCATTGAGCTGGGCGGCAGCCTCTATCTGATCGGAGTGGGCGAGGACATCACCATGATGGATAAGATCACCGATCCGGCAGAGGTGGCGCTGATTATATCCGCTTTTGAAGACCAGGCCTCAGGAACGGACAACTTCATGGCACCGCTTATCGCCAAAATCAAGTCCAAGCTGCGCGGTGAGGTGCCGTCCCAGGAAATTGAGATTCATGAGACTTCGTCTTTCTATGAGACGCTGCAATCCAAGCTTGCCCTGGCGCCAGAGCGCAAAGAGAAGCTGGAGGAACTGCGCAGGGATGAGGATCTCAGGAAAGAGTCGGAGGATTTATGA
- a CDS encoding response regulator → MANRILIVDDAAFMRMMIRDILSKNGFEVVGEAQDGSQAIEKFKELRPDLITMDITMPEMDGIAALKEIKKVDANAKVIMCSAMGQQAMVIDAIQAGAKDFIVKPFQADRVIEAINKTLGI, encoded by the coding sequence ATGGCTAACCGAATTCTAATCGTGGACGATGCAGCATTTATGAGAATGATGATCCGGGACATTTTGTCGAAGAACGGATTTGAGGTAGTGGGTGAAGCCCAGGACGGTTCACAGGCTATAGAGAAATTTAAGGAACTGCGCCCGGATCTGATCACGATGGATATCACCATGCCTGAAATGGACGGAATCGCCGCCCTTAAGGAGATCAAAAAAGTAGATGCCAATGCCAAAGTCATTATGTGTTCAGCCATGGGTCAGCAGGCTATGGTTATTGATGCAATCCAGGCCGGTGCCAAGGACTTTATTGTGAAGCCTTTCCAGGCAGACCGTGTCATTGAAGCCATCAATAAAACGCTGGGTATATAG
- the fliY gene encoding flagellar motor switch phosphatase FliY has product MTSKDYLSQEEIDALLRQSAEGNLAPSPKTVDDYLTPFEQDALGEIGNITFGSAATALSTLLGKKVDITTPKVSIITRGEFEEAFPKPHVAVHVQYVDGFQGINSLVIKIRDAQVIADLMLGGEGDPKDEELNEIHISAVQEAMNQMMGSSATSMSTIFNRFVNISPPGIDILNMSSGEGVGSLPDDETLIQISFRLKIGDLIDSTIMQLLPVQFAKDMVTMLLGDVSQADQEAAVSSAEATPPPAAAAAPAPAPEPAQAPPAAQQQMPAPEAGGYPPQYPPQGQGMPPYPGMPEGGYYYPPAGMPAYGMQGMPPYGMPPQGTPYPQAQPQNPAQGRNVNVQPVQFANLSAGAFGNIDENNLNLLMDIPLKVTVELGRTQKQIKDILEMSQGSIIELDKLAGEPVDILVNNKLIAKGEVVVIDENFGVRVTDIVSQWDRIQKLQ; this is encoded by the coding sequence TTGACGAGTAAAGATTATTTGTCCCAGGAAGAGATAGATGCTCTTCTTAGACAGTCTGCGGAAGGCAATTTGGCTCCTTCACCGAAGACCGTGGATGATTACTTAACACCTTTTGAACAGGATGCATTGGGAGAGATCGGCAATATCACCTTCGGAAGTGCGGCAACCGCACTCTCCACCTTGCTGGGTAAGAAGGTAGACATTACTACCCCTAAGGTATCCATTATTACACGCGGAGAGTTCGAGGAAGCCTTTCCCAAACCTCATGTAGCTGTTCACGTACAGTATGTTGACGGTTTTCAGGGAATTAATTCTCTGGTGATCAAGATCCGGGATGCACAGGTCATTGCCGACTTGATGCTCGGCGGGGAAGGAGATCCCAAAGACGAGGAACTGAACGAGATTCATATCAGTGCCGTGCAGGAAGCGATGAACCAGATGATGGGCTCGTCCGCTACCTCAATGTCAACGATCTTCAACAGATTCGTCAACATTTCTCCGCCTGGCATTGATATTCTTAACATGTCCAGCGGAGAAGGTGTAGGCAGCCTGCCGGATGATGAGACTCTGATCCAGATTTCCTTCCGCCTCAAGATCGGTGATCTGATTGATTCCACGATCATGCAGCTGCTACCGGTACAATTCGCCAAGGATATGGTGACCATGCTGCTAGGCGATGTCAGCCAGGCTGACCAGGAAGCGGCAGTCTCCTCTGCGGAAGCTACACCGCCTCCGGCTGCGGCAGCCGCACCAGCGCCTGCACCGGAACCCGCGCAGGCGCCGCCTGCAGCTCAGCAGCAGATGCCAGCGCCGGAGGCGGGAGGGTACCCGCCGCAATATCCTCCGCAGGGTCAGGGCATGCCGCCTTATCCGGGAATGCCGGAAGGGGGATATTATTATCCTCCGGCAGGGATGCCGGCGTATGGGATGCAGGGCATGCCGCCTTACGGAATGCCGCCGCAAGGCACGCCCTATCCGCAGGCTCAGCCGCAGAATCCGGCACAGGGCCGTAATGTAAATGTGCAGCCTGTACAATTTGCGAATCTGAGTGCAGGGGCTTTTGGCAATATTGACGAAAATAATTTAAATTTATTAATGGACATACCACTGAAGGTAACCGTAGAATTAGGAAGGACCCAGAAGCAGATCAAAGATATTCTGGAAATGTCGCAAGGTTCAATTATTGAACTGGACAAGCTGGCAGGTGAGCCTGTTGACATTCTGGTTAACAACAAGCTCATTGCCAAGGGGGAAGTCGTAGTTATCGACGAGAACTTCGGTGTCCGCGTTACGGATATCGTCAGCCAGTGGGACCGTATACAAAAATTACAATAA
- the fliM gene encoding flagellar motor switch protein FliM → MVDVLSQNEIDALLAALSSGEMDADELKKEETTKKIRSYDFKRAVRFSKDHIRSLTRIHDNFARYLTTYFSAQLRTFVQINVVQVEQLPYDEFIRSIPKMTILNIFEAEPLEGRMVMEVHPNIAFAMLDRLLGGFGTAPSKINALTEIETTIMERIFSRCFESLQEAWKTVLDIHPRMEALETNPQFMQIVSPNETIALISLSTKIGDTTGMINLCIPHVVLEPIMSRLSVHQWFVSEKKVRDEVELEAIRARVHRAQLPIVAELGESNLSIAEFLGLSIGDVISLNKTVDSGLSIKVGDKLKFIGSPGMIKERVAVQIDEIVSEGVEEFDE, encoded by the coding sequence TTGGTTGATGTACTATCACAAAACGAAATTGATGCTCTGCTTGCTGCACTTTCATCCGGTGAAATGGATGCCGACGAACTTAAAAAAGAAGAAACTACTAAAAAGATCCGCTCTTATGATTTCAAACGGGCCGTACGCTTCTCCAAAGATCATATCCGCAGCTTAACCCGGATTCATGATAACTTTGCCCGCTACCTTACAACGTACTTTTCGGCCCAATTGCGCACCTTCGTGCAGATCAATGTCGTTCAAGTAGAGCAGCTCCCTTATGACGAGTTTATCCGCTCCATTCCCAAAATGACGATATTGAATATTTTTGAGGCCGAGCCGCTGGAGGGCCGGATGGTGATGGAGGTGCATCCGAATATTGCTTTTGCCATGCTGGACCGTCTGCTTGGCGGCTTCGGAACGGCACCCTCCAAAATCAACGCGTTGACTGAAATCGAAACGACCATTATGGAGAGGATTTTCAGCAGATGCTTTGAAAGTCTGCAGGAAGCCTGGAAGACGGTGCTTGATATCCATCCCCGGATGGAGGCGCTGGAAACGAATCCGCAGTTTATGCAAATTGTATCGCCAAATGAAACGATTGCCCTGATCTCCCTCAGTACCAAAATAGGAGACACAACGGGGATGATCAACCTCTGTATCCCGCACGTTGTGCTGGAGCCGATTATGTCAAGACTCTCGGTGCACCAGTGGTTTGTCTCTGAGAAAAAGGTGCGGGATGAGGTAGAGCTCGAAGCCATCCGGGCAAGAGTGCACCGGGCGCAGCTTCCCATCGTGGCTGAGCTGGGCGAATCGAATTTATCCATTGCTGAATTTCTCGGGCTCAGCATCGGCGACGTGATTTCTCTTAACAAGACGGTGGATTCCGGTCTGTCGATTAAGGTGGGGGACAAGCTGAAATTCATTGGAAGTCCGGGGATGATCAAAGAACGTGTGGCTGTGCAAATAGACGAGATTGTCAGCGAAGGGGTTGAAGAGTTTGACGAGTAA